A part of Chloroflexota bacterium genomic DNA contains:
- a CDS encoding copper chaperone — protein MKVTYHIPNITCHHCIHTIKSELTELEGVAAVEGDVAEKRVTITFEAPADEARLKALLAEINYPVAE, from the coding sequence GTGAAGGTCACTTATCACATTCCCAACATCACCTGCCACCACTGCATCCATACCATCAAGTCGGAACTGACCGAACTGGAAGGCGTGGCTGCGGTGGAAGGCGACGTGGCCGAAAAGCGCGTCACCATCACTTTCGAGGCCCCCGCCGACGAAGCGCGCCTCAAGGCGCTGCTGGCGGAAATCAATTACCCCGTGGCAGAGTAA
- a CDS encoding metal-sensing transcriptional repressor has product MKHEAAYRRLKTVEGHIRGIERMLEEDAYCIDVLRQIQAVQAALNKISALILDEHLHTCVISAIRSDDVEERERVLNEILDIFEAFQKL; this is encoded by the coding sequence ATGAAGCACGAAGCAGCTTATCGGCGGCTGAAAACCGTGGAAGGCCACATTCGCGGCATCGAGCGCATGTTGGAAGAAGACGCCTATTGCATTGACGTCTTGCGGCAAATCCAGGCCGTGCAGGCAGCACTGAACAAGATCAGTGCCCTGATTCTGGATGAGCACTTGCACACCTGCGTGATTTCAGCCATCCGCAGCGATGATGTCGAAGAGCGCGAACGCGTGCTGAATGAAATTCTCGACATTTTCGAGGCATTCCAGAAACTATAA